The following coding sequences are from one Leptolyngbya sp. NIES-3755 window:
- a CDS encoding dolichyl-phosphate-mannose-protein mannosyltransferase (similar to AA sequence:cyanobase_aa:LBDG_53530): MIFFFLAFLLLRSIFWFAAFPNSDEAYYWLWGQHLDWSYYDHPPLQAWIQGVFTAVFGRSTFTLRLPNLFSTIAFFYTYYRIVSYLDKDLNVRVVALLVLSAPLYFIFLGLAWHDHLLITFSLVSAYLFIRFLDGYLSDGRGETWRLYGSAIALSLAFLSKYNAVFVALGFFATLITNAQLRPLFRDRRLYFGITIVLTCLIPILIWNVSNDFQSFRYYVDRSVRPIVPGIKIGPFLGFTLVSFFAISPFCWIGFYRLLKSRLPVHSIYPIVAFWIFSISSTLLTTVSLISAALYYWNITAYLLLFPLLPFVLKKLKPHTIYGLAISSILVFHYTVLPLSALVSKDADPDSRMLFGWKEVAAIVQSETKTLNNPLLITSDYRSASALAYQLNNRNVIAISDRIDQFDFWYRDPKPLQGKDAVILSDDWYPAELMVLSKFDRTSEPITVPVQRFGVWIKNYYVRKGYNFKP; the protein is encoded by the coding sequence ATGATTTTTTTCTTTTTAGCGTTCTTACTGCTGCGATCGATTTTCTGGTTTGCAGCATTTCCCAATTCGGATGAAGCTTATTACTGGCTCTGGGGACAGCATCTCGATTGGTCTTACTATGATCATCCGCCATTACAGGCTTGGATTCAGGGAGTTTTCACGGCGGTTTTTGGTCGATCGACTTTTACGCTCAGATTGCCAAATCTCTTTAGTACTATCGCTTTTTTCTACACGTACTATCGCATTGTAAGCTACCTAGACAAAGATCTAAACGTTCGAGTTGTTGCGCTGCTGGTATTGTCCGCGCCACTCTATTTTATATTTTTAGGTCTTGCTTGGCATGATCATCTTCTGATCACCTTCTCGTTGGTTTCAGCGTATTTGTTTATTCGATTCTTAGATGGCTACCTCTCGGATGGGCGGGGAGAAACTTGGCGATTGTACGGAAGTGCGATCGCGCTTTCCTTAGCTTTTCTCTCGAAATATAATGCCGTTTTCGTTGCGCTTGGATTTTTTGCCACGCTGATTACGAATGCTCAATTGCGTCCTTTGTTTCGCGATCGAAGATTATATTTTGGGATTACGATCGTGCTGACTTGTCTGATTCCAATCCTGATTTGGAACGTTTCTAATGATTTTCAATCATTTCGGTATTATGTCGATCGAAGTGTTCGCCCAATCGTTCCAGGAATCAAAATCGGACCGTTCCTAGGATTCACTTTAGTTTCATTCTTCGCAATCTCTCCTTTTTGTTGGATTGGATTTTATCGTTTGCTCAAATCTCGATTACCCGTTCATTCGATTTATCCAATTGTTGCGTTTTGGATTTTCTCTATTTCTTCCACATTGCTTACTACCGTCTCTTTAATCTCGGCAGCGTTATATTACTGGAACATTACAGCTTATTTATTATTATTTCCTTTATTACCATTTGTGCTGAAGAAACTAAAACCCCATACGATTTATGGATTAGCAATTTCATCAATATTAGTGTTTCACTATACGGTATTGCCACTATCCGCATTAGTGAGTAAGGATGCCGATCCAGATTCTCGAATGTTGTTTGGTTGGAAAGAAGTTGCAGCGATCGTACAATCCGAAACCAAAACGCTAAACAATCCGTTGTTAATTACATCCGATTATCGTTCGGCTTCAGCATTGGCGTATCAATTGAATAATCGAAATGTAATCGCAATCAGCGATCGTATTGATCAATTCGATTTCTGGTATCGCGATCCAAAACCGCTACAAGGTAAAGACGCTGTGATTCTCTCAGACGATTGGTATCCGGCAGAATTGATGGTACTCTCGAAATTCGATCGAACTTCTGAGCCAATTACAGTTCCCGTACAACGCTTCGGAGTTTGGATCAAAAACTACTATGTGCGTAAAGGCTATAACTTCAAACCGTGA
- a CDS encoding hypothetical protein (Type I restriction enzyme EcoEI M protein homolog;~similar to AA sequence:cyanobase_aa:MAE55980), translated as MTRNLYIENLERLESHFRRFGIEGDIALQVIAYSYIQQFNLGDLPEKLTSKFGLAYAKIQGMDELKNLINEVVSKDPLGQNIHSWYQFFISRKFREGSGKFFTPVSIASAMVSLIPEKEDAIIMDPTCGGGIFLIEIAKRWKNRQCTLVANDIDPSLIELTLVALSLNSQNNHKKHFICTDVFQPDLSFERWYGKVDYILANPPFSLRINSEKFVSPLSLAGYRSSDALFLDIVEKLLKPGGRIVCLLPHSIITNKEFSNLREIVEQYFYLVGIVSLPEGIFYMSAGTSTRADIIVLQKKSIEIQPPTKVIFASVPSVGFNLNTRVKNSVKNDLDMLIQRTDVQEAFGVV; from the coding sequence ATGACAAGAAATCTATATATCGAGAACTTAGAGCGACTTGAATCTCACTTCCGCCGCTTTGGTATAGAAGGAGATATTGCATTGCAGGTCATTGCATACAGCTACATTCAGCAGTTTAATTTAGGCGACCTACCTGAAAAGCTGACTTCTAAGTTTGGGTTGGCTTACGCAAAGATACAAGGCATGGATGAGCTAAAAAATCTTATTAACGAAGTCGTTAGCAAAGATCCACTTGGACAAAATATTCACAGTTGGTATCAATTTTTTATTAGTAGAAAGTTTAGAGAAGGCTCTGGTAAATTCTTTACCCCTGTCAGCATTGCTTCAGCAATGGTCAGTCTTATTCCTGAGAAGGAAGATGCAATCATAATGGACCCAACCTGCGGCGGCGGCATCTTCCTCATTGAAATTGCTAAGAGATGGAAAAATCGTCAATGTACTCTGGTTGCGAATGATATAGATCCATCGTTGATTGAATTAACATTGGTTGCTCTTAGCTTGAATAGCCAAAACAATCACAAAAAGCACTTTATATGTACAGATGTATTCCAGCCAGATTTAAGTTTTGAGAGATGGTATGGCAAGGTCGATTACATTCTTGCAAATCCGCCTTTCTCGCTAAGAATCAATTCTGAAAAGTTTGTTAGCCCTCTTTCATTGGCTGGTTATAGAAGCAGCGATGCACTTTTCCTAGATATTGTTGAAAAACTCCTGAAGCCAGGCGGAAGGATTGTATGCTTACTTCCTCATTCAATCATCACGAACAAGGAGTTTTCAAATCTACGAGAGATTGTTGAGCAGTATTTCTATCTAGTTGGTATTGTCTCCCTTCCTGAAGGAATTTTTTATATGAGTGCTGGAACTTCAACACGTGCCGATATCATTGTTCTTCAGAAAAAATCGATTGAGATACAACCTCCAACTAAAGTTATCTTTGCCTCAGTTCCATCTGTTGGTTTCAATCTAAATACACGTGTAAAGAACTCAGTCAAGAATGATTTAGACATGCTTATTCAAAGAACCGATGTTCAAGAAGCCTTTGGGGTTGTGTAA
- a CDS encoding putative cell division protein ftsW (similar to AA sequence:cyanobase_aa:LBDG_13610) — translation MNWRHFIPFFDTTAMDWAATPRLLRWLTFVWLFVGLAVMYSASFPVGDAIGDGLYYFKRQLIAIALGMILFNILIHVPLRYIQGISSFAFIGLLGGILLTTIIGREVNGGQRWFEAGPFLIQPSELIKPFLVLQSARIFGQWERLTWRVRLTWIGLFCLMLVGILLQPNLSTTALCGMTLWLVALAAGLPYIYLGGTAIGGLFLATLSISIREYQRRRVMSFLNPWSDPLQDGYQLIQSLLAIGSGGLTGVGFGLSQQKLFYLPIQYTDFIFAVFAEEFGLIGCVLFMSMLVAYATLALIVSRQAKNPIHRLVAIGVMVIMVGQSLLNIGVATGALPTTGLPLPLFSYGGSSMISSLVCAALLIRVARESSEARVMSIDNPKIISFAEARSRRLKPRSSR, via the coding sequence ATGAACTGGCGGCACTTCATTCCGTTTTTTGACACAACCGCGATGGATTGGGCAGCGACTCCCCGATTATTGCGCTGGCTCACGTTTGTCTGGTTGTTTGTCGGATTGGCGGTCATGTACAGTGCCTCATTTCCAGTCGGAGACGCGATCGGGGATGGGTTGTACTACTTCAAGCGACAACTGATTGCGATCGCGCTCGGCATGATTCTTTTCAACATCCTGATTCATGTGCCGTTACGCTACATCCAAGGGATTTCGAGTTTTGCCTTTATTGGACTCCTCGGCGGCATCTTGCTCACGACCATCATCGGACGAGAAGTAAACGGGGGACAACGCTGGTTTGAAGCCGGTCCCTTTTTGATTCAGCCTTCGGAGTTGATTAAGCCCTTCTTAGTCCTGCAAAGTGCCCGAATCTTTGGACAGTGGGAACGGCTAACTTGGCGCGTTCGACTGACCTGGATTGGGCTGTTTTGCTTGATGCTTGTTGGAATCCTGCTCCAGCCAAATTTGAGTACGACAGCGCTTTGTGGCATGACTTTATGGTTGGTCGCACTGGCAGCGGGATTGCCTTACATCTATTTGGGTGGAACTGCGATCGGGGGTTTATTCCTCGCAACCTTGAGTATCAGCATTCGGGAATATCAGCGGCGGCGGGTGATGTCGTTTCTCAATCCTTGGTCTGATCCGCTGCAAGACGGCTATCAGTTGATCCAGAGTTTATTAGCGATCGGCTCTGGAGGTCTGACTGGAGTTGGATTCGGTCTATCGCAACAAAAACTCTTTTATTTACCAATTCAATATACTGACTTTATTTTTGCGGTGTTTGCGGAAGAATTCGGTTTAATTGGCTGTGTGCTATTCATGTCGATGTTGGTTGCTTACGCGACTTTGGCACTGATTGTTTCTCGTCAGGCAAAGAATCCGATTCATCGATTAGTGGCGATCGGCGTAATGGTGATCATGGTCGGTCAATCCCTCCTCAATATTGGTGTCGCAACGGGAGCTTTACCCACAACTGGACTACCGTTACCTTTGTTTAGTTACGGTGGAAGTTCGATGATTTCGAGCTTGGTTTGTGCAGCGTTGCTGATTCGGGTGGCGCGGGAAAGTAGTGAAGCACGAGTCATGTCGATCGACAATCCAAAAATTATCTCGTTTGCAGAAGCTCGATCGCGTCGCCTTAAACCACGCTCTTCGCGCTGA
- a CDS encoding periplasmic solute binding protein (similar to AA sequence:cyanobase_aa:LBDG_30510) — protein MRRNSNRSSIVKFFAASLFISGTASGIFLTSCGQSTSPQASPAANSSPAVSPSPAANTENRLRVVATFLPIYLFTKAVAGDAAQVDILIKPGTEVHDYQSTPADVKALSESDVVVKNGLGMEEFLDNTLKSAQNPKLKIVDASKGIKPIGELSQVVQTGKEHSHDHAEGNPHVWLDPVLAKQQVENIRDGLIAADPDNEAKYEANAAAYLQQLADLNQEFEQRLGQFRDRTFITFHDAFPYLAQRYNLKQVAVVEIPEDQLSPTDVKETIDTVKQFQAKALFSEPGVDNKLLEGLSKDLNVKLRPLDSLEAGETDSKHYFTAMRANLQTLEEAFK, from the coding sequence ATGAGAAGGAATTCAAATCGCTCCTCTATCGTCAAATTCTTTGCCGCTTCTCTCTTTATTTCTGGGACTGCCTCCGGAATCTTTCTGACAAGCTGCGGGCAATCCACCTCGCCCCAAGCCTCTCCTGCCGCGAACAGTTCTCCCGCTGTTAGTCCATCCCCTGCCGCAAATACCGAAAACCGATTGCGTGTGGTCGCCACATTTCTCCCGATTTACCTATTTACGAAAGCAGTCGCGGGAGATGCTGCCCAAGTCGATATTTTGATCAAGCCCGGAACTGAGGTGCATGACTACCAATCCACACCGGCGGATGTTAAAGCGCTGTCCGAGTCTGATGTTGTGGTCAAAAATGGTTTGGGAATGGAGGAATTTCTCGACAATACCCTCAAGAGTGCTCAAAATCCGAAGCTCAAAATAGTCGATGCCAGCAAGGGAATTAAGCCTATCGGTGAACTGTCTCAAGTGGTTCAAACTGGGAAAGAACATAGTCACGATCACGCTGAAGGAAACCCGCATGTTTGGCTCGATCCCGTTTTGGCAAAGCAACAAGTCGAAAATATTCGAGATGGATTAATTGCCGCTGACCCAGACAATGAGGCGAAATACGAAGCGAACGCTGCGGCTTATCTTCAGCAATTAGCAGATCTGAATCAAGAATTTGAGCAGCGACTAGGGCAATTTCGCGATCGCACGTTCATTACGTTCCACGATGCCTTTCCCTATCTCGCGCAGCGCTACAACCTCAAGCAAGTCGCCGTCGTCGAAATTCCAGAGGATCAACTCTCTCCGACAGATGTAAAAGAAACGATCGACACTGTAAAACAATTTCAGGCAAAAGCGCTCTTTAGCGAACCTGGAGTGGATAACAAACTGCTTGAGGGTCTTTCCAAAGATCTCAATGTGAAACTGCGCCCGTTGGATTCTTTGGAAGCGGGAGAAACCGATTCGAAGCATTACTTCACAGCGATGAGAGCAAACCTACAAACCTTAGAAGAAGCGTTCAAGTGA
- a CDS encoding ABC transporter (similar to AA sequence:cyanobase_aa:LBDG_30530), giving the protein MDLVLAAIDINTDLINLLQYPFMQRAIVAGVLMGLLCGFLGSFVALRQLSFFSHAVGHAALVGVAIGVLIQVEPTWTLLPFTLLFGVAVLYLIDQTDLWSDSVLNIVLSGALAIGVILTTFIKGYRGNLINILFGDILAVTWTDISLTAILLVISVTVLLATLRQQILLTLNQAVAKVQGVSIQFHRYLFVVLLSLTVAVAIKAIGILLVNAFLVIPAATAKLLSHQFKPYLGWSVAIGGLSSIAGMIVSGALNFPSGPSIVLVQFCLFLIVFIVAKLISRTRIVEPRKQSSH; this is encoded by the coding sequence ATGGATCTGGTTTTAGCCGCTATCGACATCAACACTGATTTGATCAATCTATTACAGTATCCCTTCATGCAAAGAGCGATCGTGGCAGGGGTTCTGATGGGTTTGCTGTGCGGCTTTTTAGGCAGTTTCGTGGCGTTGCGGCAATTGTCGTTCTTTTCTCATGCAGTCGGACATGCGGCACTTGTGGGAGTTGCGATCGGAGTTCTAATCCAAGTCGAACCAACCTGGACGCTCCTACCGTTCACCTTATTATTCGGTGTTGCGGTTCTTTATTTAATTGATCAAACCGATTTGTGGAGCGATAGCGTTCTGAACATTGTGCTATCGGGTGCATTAGCGATCGGCGTGATTTTGACAACTTTTATCAAAGGCTATCGCGGTAATTTAATTAATATTTTGTTCGGTGATATTCTTGCCGTGACTTGGACAGATATTTCACTCACTGCGATTCTTTTAGTGATTAGTGTTACTGTTCTACTCGCCACTTTACGCCAGCAAATCCTTCTCACTCTGAATCAAGCAGTCGCGAAAGTTCAAGGGGTTTCAATTCAGTTTCATCGCTATTTATTTGTAGTATTGCTATCACTAACTGTGGCTGTGGCGATTAAGGCGATCGGTATTCTTCTGGTCAATGCCTTTCTCGTGATTCCTGCTGCAACTGCAAAACTATTAAGTCATCAATTCAAACCGTATTTAGGCTGGTCAGTTGCGATCGGCGGTTTAAGCAGTATCGCTGGAATGATCGTTTCTGGAGCGCTGAATTTTCCATCCGGTCCCAGTATTGTTCTGGTTCAGTTCTGTCTATTTCTAATCGTATTCATCGTGGCGAAATTGATTTCGAGAACGAGAATTGTTGAGCCAAGAAAGCAGTCATCGCACTAA
- a CDS encoding alcohol dehydrogenase (similar to AA sequence:cyanobase_aa:Npun_F2709) — MLAALLYGKEDLRLEMVDDPTPGTGEVVIEVGAATTCGTDLKVWRRGGHAKMLKPPTLFGHEAAGRIVAIDKSITNWKIGDRVVANNSAPCLSCFFCQRKEFSLCTDLSFNNGTFAQYLRIPSAIVQHNLLAIPDHVPDAIAAMTEPLACVLHGIARSNYKQGDRIVLLGDGAIGLMFVAVMAPQTEFYVFGGNDDRLEIAKKFGAANTFNYRQIPNIPEFVKDLTDGWGADIVIEATGVPSAWETAIECARPGATVNLFGGCPRETRISVNTEQLHYNELTLKGVFHNTPEFVRSALQLLASGTIPFELLISDRQPLQNLEQVFQDMKQRKVIKVAIEP; from the coding sequence GTGTTAGCTGCATTACTCTACGGAAAAGAAGATCTGCGATTGGAGATGGTCGATGATCCCACGCCCGGAACTGGAGAAGTCGTGATCGAAGTGGGAGCCGCGACAACTTGTGGAACAGATTTGAAAGTGTGGCGACGAGGCGGACACGCAAAAATGTTAAAGCCTCCGACTCTGTTTGGACACGAGGCAGCAGGGCGAATTGTGGCGATCGACAAATCCATCACAAATTGGAAAATTGGCGATCGTGTCGTTGCGAATAATTCCGCGCCTTGTCTGTCCTGCTTCTTCTGTCAGCGCAAAGAATTCTCACTTTGTACAGATCTGAGCTTCAACAATGGAACATTCGCCCAGTATTTGAGAATTCCAAGCGCGATCGTTCAACACAATCTCTTAGCGATCCCCGATCATGTTCCAGATGCGATCGCGGCAATGACAGAACCTTTAGCCTGCGTCTTACATGGAATTGCCCGATCAAACTACAAACAAGGCGATCGGATTGTTCTACTCGGTGATGGTGCGATCGGTTTAATGTTCGTTGCTGTGATGGCTCCCCAAACTGAATTCTATGTATTTGGTGGAAATGACGATCGCTTAGAAATTGCCAAAAAATTCGGAGCCGCAAACACGTTCAACTATCGGCAAATTCCCAACATCCCAGAATTTGTCAAAGATCTCACCGATGGCTGGGGAGCCGATATTGTGATCGAGGCGACCGGGGTTCCGAGTGCTTGGGAAACCGCGATCGAATGTGCTCGTCCGGGTGCAACGGTCAATTTATTTGGAGGGTGTCCACGTGAAACAAGAATTTCCGTCAACACCGAACAACTCCACTACAATGAACTGACTCTCAAAGGAGTGTTTCATAATACGCCGGAGTTTGTGCGATCGGCACTTCAACTTCTTGCGAGTGGAACGATTCCATTTGAGTTATTGATTAGCGATCGACAACCGTTGCAAAACCTAGAGCAAGTCTTCCAGGATATGAAACAGCGCAAAGTGATCAAAGTCGCAATTGAGCCGTGA
- a CDS encoding ABC transporter (similar to AA sequence:cyanobase_aa:LBDG_30520) encodes MIHPIVKVEGLTVLRGRYAALENVSFEIPAGSSAAIVGPNGSGKSTLVQAILGLIPKASGSIEIFGRPIRRLGDLRSQIGYMPQNFIFDRSFPISVAELVALGQSGGHKKAAISEALRRVNAYHLWDQAIGTLSGGELKRVLLAYCLVTPRKLLVLDEAFAEVDVQGEAEFFDLLNELRQEENWTVLQVSHDLDMVNRHCDFVLCLNRSLICTGKPEIALSRDNLLQTYGSGFSRYRHQH; translated from the coding sequence GTGATTCACCCGATTGTCAAAGTAGAAGGATTAACTGTTTTGCGAGGACGATACGCCGCACTGGAAAATGTTTCGTTTGAAATTCCTGCTGGCAGTTCCGCCGCGATCGTCGGTCCAAACGGCTCTGGAAAAAGTACGCTCGTTCAAGCGATTCTAGGTCTGATTCCGAAGGCATCTGGATCGATCGAGATTTTCGGTCGTCCGATTCGTCGCTTGGGAGATTTGCGATCGCAGATCGGTTACATGCCGCAGAATTTCATCTTCGATCGCAGTTTCCCAATCTCGGTCGCGGAACTGGTTGCTTTGGGTCAGAGTGGTGGACATAAAAAGGCTGCAATTTCCGAAGCGCTTCGACGAGTGAATGCTTATCATTTATGGGATCAAGCGATCGGAACTCTCAGCGGTGGCGAACTCAAGCGAGTCTTACTAGCGTATTGCCTGGTAACACCTCGAAAATTACTTGTATTGGATGAAGCTTTCGCTGAAGTGGATGTTCAAGGTGAAGCCGAATTTTTTGATTTGCTCAACGAACTTCGACAGGAAGAGAATTGGACAGTCTTGCAGGTTTCACATGATCTTGATATGGTCAATCGACACTGTGATTTTGTTCTGTGTTTGAATCGATCGTTAATCTGCACAGGCAAACCGGAAATCGCTCTATCCCGTGATAATTTGCTTCAAACTTATGGATCTGGTTTTAGCCGCTATCGACATCAACACTGA
- a CDS encoding fibronectin-binding A-like protein (similar to AA sequence:cyanobase_aa:LBDG_52340), giving the protein MQPVDYTTLMAICAELRSQWLPAKFEQAYQRDRFTVLLALRTLKKRGWLTLSWHPQAARIHSSDPPPRDPDTFTFSQQLRHQLGGLALVGIEPVSPWERAIDLQFAHRPGEPALWHLYIEIMGQYSNAILVNQENAIVTAAHQVSSNQSSVRPIQTGQPYELPPARLDPAPNLQESIEKWRSRISLVPSAIRKNLVKSYRGLSSALVLSMLEKAGLDPDQSTETLTDSEWQRLFECWQFWLNAIDKDQFHPGFTQQGYTVIWGEDLISVQKMIDRYYRDQLNQQEFTQLRHQISQKLNNVLGKLRSKAAEFESRLDRSDRADQAKYQADLLMANLHEWKPGMKSIELADFETGEPVKIPLDPEKNAVLSAQAFYKQHQKLKRTRAAIEPLLADVQNEITYLEEIETAIAQFEKYETPDDLKGLEEIRDELVQEGYLEGSEYRKAATQQDSEIQPYRYKTPSGFELLIGRNNRQNDQLTFRTATEYDLWFHTQEIPGSHVLLRLEPGAIADEKDLQFTANLAAYHSRARQSEQVPVIYTEPKHVYKPKGAKPGTVIYKQERVIWGQPQRGREIAILTKPIS; this is encoded by the coding sequence ATGCAGCCAGTAGATTACACAACGCTGATGGCGATTTGTGCGGAATTACGATCGCAGTGGCTCCCCGCTAAATTCGAGCAAGCTTATCAACGCGATCGATTCACGGTTCTCTTAGCGCTCCGAACTCTGAAAAAACGCGGTTGGCTAACTCTTTCATGGCATCCCCAAGCCGCAAGAATTCACTCCAGCGATCCACCTCCCCGCGATCCCGACACGTTTACTTTCAGCCAACAATTGCGACATCAATTAGGTGGACTAGCACTCGTGGGAATCGAGCCTGTGTCACCGTGGGAAAGAGCGATCGATTTACAATTCGCGCATCGTCCGGGCGAACCTGCTCTGTGGCATCTCTACATCGAAATCATGGGGCAGTACAGTAATGCAATTTTGGTGAATCAAGAGAATGCGATCGTCACCGCAGCCCATCAAGTTAGCTCCAATCAATCGAGTGTTCGACCGATTCAAACCGGTCAGCCGTATGAGTTGCCGCCTGCTCGACTTGATCCAGCCCCGAACTTGCAAGAAAGTATAGAAAAATGGCGATCGCGGATCAGTCTCGTTCCCAGTGCAATTCGTAAAAATCTCGTGAAATCCTATCGAGGTCTAAGTTCTGCGCTCGTTCTATCAATGCTGGAAAAAGCAGGATTGGATCCCGATCAATCAACGGAAACGTTAACAGATTCAGAATGGCAACGATTATTTGAATGTTGGCAGTTTTGGTTAAACGCGATCGACAAAGACCAATTCCACCCCGGATTTACACAACAAGGCTATACCGTGATTTGGGGAGAAGATTTGATTAGCGTTCAGAAAATGATCGATCGATATTATCGCGATCAACTGAATCAACAAGAATTCACTCAACTGCGCCACCAAATCAGCCAGAAACTCAACAACGTTTTAGGGAAATTACGATCGAAAGCCGCAGAATTCGAGAGCCGACTCGATCGATCTGATCGTGCCGATCAAGCGAAATATCAAGCCGATTTATTAATGGCGAACCTCCACGAATGGAAACCAGGCATGAAGTCGATCGAGCTTGCCGATTTTGAAACGGGCGAACCTGTGAAAATTCCGCTTGATCCTGAGAAAAATGCAGTTCTGAGCGCTCAAGCTTTTTACAAGCAACATCAGAAATTGAAGCGGACTCGTGCCGCGATCGAACCTCTACTTGCGGATGTTCAAAACGAGATTACTTATTTAGAAGAGATTGAAACCGCGATCGCTCAATTCGAGAAATACGAAACTCCGGACGATCTGAAAGGACTCGAAGAGATTCGAGATGAACTTGTGCAAGAAGGCTATCTCGAAGGTTCAGAATATCGAAAAGCCGCAACTCAACAAGATTCCGAAATCCAGCCGTATCGATACAAAACGCCCAGCGGTTTCGAGCTTCTGATCGGACGGAACAATCGCCAGAACGATCAACTCACATTCCGAACTGCGACCGAATACGATTTGTGGTTTCACACTCAGGAAATTCCGGGCAGTCATGTTTTGCTGAGACTAGAACCGGGCGCGATCGCAGACGAAAAAGATCTTCAATTCACGGCAAATTTAGCGGCTTATCACAGTCGCGCCCGTCAAAGCGAACAAGTTCCAGTGATTTATACAGAGCCGAAACATGTTTATAAACCGAAAGGCGCAAAGCCTGGAACCGTGATCTACAAACAAGAGCGGGTCATTTGGGGACAACCGCAGCGAGGTAGAGAAATCGCAATTTTGACTAAACCTATCAGCTAA
- a CDS encoding dihydroneopterin aldolase (similar to AA sequence:cyanobase_aa:alr3512), with amino-acid sequence MDCIHLTQIRGYGYTGALPEEKVLGQWFEVDLTLWIDLAKAGDSDRLSNTLNYCDVIELTQKLIKTSKFDLLEKLASAIAQSILQFDQVTQVQVKLTKPAAPIPDFGGKITIDIVRKKLAV; translated from the coding sequence ATGGACTGCATACATTTAACTCAGATTCGCGGATACGGATATACAGGCGCATTGCCAGAAGAAAAGGTATTAGGTCAATGGTTTGAAGTGGATTTGACGCTTTGGATTGATCTGGCAAAAGCAGGAGACAGCGACCGCTTATCCAATACGTTGAATTATTGTGACGTGATTGAACTCACGCAGAAATTGATCAAAACATCGAAGTTCGATTTATTAGAGAAATTGGCGAGTGCGATCGCACAATCAATTCTGCAATTTGATCAGGTGACTCAAGTGCAAGTGAAACTCACGAAACCTGCTGCACCGATCCCGGATTTTGGTGGAAAAATTACGATCGACATTGTGAGAAAGAAATTAGCTGTCTAA
- a CDS encoding hypothetical protein (hypothetical protein MC7420_6455;~similar to AA sequence:cyanobase_aa:LBDG_13620) produces the protein MKKIGLMMGGLMLMATPAQAIPGQTLDEAAVWMQSNSAVRPSPNEKFLVRRVNTAAQQLTFHASVMPPGKMTRLAPGERMIRSETLSLFDMRNGVTLNRLRESVRSIYGLEIAQDFQQAEIVKSYPTEARIQAAVTQQNAQIASQQGELRRGERFAYWLEVAQTENGRAYSGQLTVFLLDDLEKLRSELANR, from the coding sequence ATGAAAAAGATTGGCTTGATGATGGGTGGATTGATGCTAATGGCGACTCCTGCCCAAGCGATCCCCGGACAAACCTTGGATGAAGCTGCGGTCTGGATGCAGTCCAATTCAGCCGTTCGCCCTAGCCCAAATGAGAAATTCTTAGTCCGACGAGTCAATACTGCCGCTCAACAACTGACCTTTCACGCCTCGGTAATGCCGCCTGGAAAAATGACTCGGCTTGCACCGGGAGAGCGTATGATTCGCAGTGAAACGCTTTCTCTATTTGATATGCGAAATGGGGTGACGTTGAATCGACTGCGGGAATCGGTGCGATCGATCTATGGATTAGAAATCGCACAAGATTTTCAGCAGGCGGAAATCGTCAAATCCTATCCGACAGAAGCCCGAATTCAAGCAGCAGTGACTCAACAAAATGCTCAAATTGCTTCTCAGCAGGGTGAATTACGTCGAGGAGAGCGGTTTGCTTACTGGCTCGAAGTCGCTCAAACCGAAAATGGTAGAGCTTATTCGGGACAATTGACGGTGTTTCTACTCGATGACTTGGAAAAATTGCGATCGGAGTTAGCAAATCGATGA